A stretch of DNA from Candidatus Melainabacteria bacterium:
TGGTCGCAGCCAGTATCCACAGCCCGAAGTTCTGGTTGCCGGTATTCAGCCCTTGCAGCTCCACCAGGATCTGGTTTAGCGTTTGGTCGGCTTCAGGATGTGAACCGGGACCACTCGAACGCGCACGACCGACTGCGTCGATTTCGTCGATAAAGATGATGCAAGGACGCTTTTCACGCGCATCCGAGAACATCTCACGCACACGGTTGGCACCCAGACCAACGAACATCTCCACGAAGTCCGAGCCTGAGATTACGAACACAGGCACGCCACACTCTTTCGCCAGCGCAGTGATGATGAGCGTTTTGCCTGTGCCGGGAGGGCCTTCAAGCAGAACGCATTGAGGCAGCTTGCCACCGAACTTCGATTTCTTGACCGCTGATTGCAATCTCGTCATCAACTCGGCTGCTGTCACCACCGCTTTGGTGCCGGTTTTAGCGTTCTGCTTCGCTTTCTTCTCTTCCTCTTCCTTGCGAATCGTCTTGACTGCGTCTGCCTGTTCGACGATCTGCCGTTTCAGCTTACGAAACTGCGAGATCGCTTCTGGAATACCCGCTACGTCTTCGAAGCCCCGGATCTTGATCGTCTCAGGATCGACCCACTGCCCAAACGTCTTGTCGGCCACACCCTGCGCGTCTCCATTTCCGCCTTGCGGAGCATATCGACCGCCAGCACCAGGAGCGCCACCACCAAAGATTCGACTCAGACTGATCTTGCCAGTTGCGAGCAAGACGACAAAGGCGATAATCAAGCCGTACAAGGCGAGTTTGGCAATGTAGCCAAACACCGCCATTACTCCGCTGAAGAAAGCCTTCAACGAACGCGGGTCATTACCCAGGTCATTCGCCTCATCGCTTCCATCTTGACCGCGCCGTTCCTTGATGATGATTTGCAACGGCGTACCGTCAGTGGGCGCAGTCACTCTCGTGTCACCATCGACGACTACTTGCTTCGACCC
This window harbors:
- a CDS encoding AAA family ATPase, which gives rise to MAVFGYIAKLALYGLIIAFVVLLATGKISLSRIFGGGAPGAGGRYAPQGGNGDAQGVADKTFGQWVDPETIKIRGFEDVAGIPEAISQFRKLKRQIVEQADAVKTIRKEEEEKKAKQNAKTGTKAVVTAAELMTRLQSAVKKSKFGGKLPQCVLLEGPPGTGKTLIITALAKECGVPVFVISGSDFVEMFVGLGANRVREMFSDAREKRPCIIFIDEIDAVGRARSSGPGSHPEADQTLNQILVELQGLNTGNQNFGLWILAAT